The genomic segment TTCCAGGATGACCACGATCTCAAAGTCTTCAGTCTCCAGGTCCTGCTTGCTTATACCGTAGAGAGGACTCTCCTCGTCAATCTCGTGGACTATAATTATGGGGGACACAAGGAAGATGCGGTCAAACCCAACATCATAACCGACGTTAAGATCTttttggtccagggggaggtattCCCCTTCTGTCGTGACGTGAGGTTTAATAAGCTGGGCCCTGACGTGAGCCTCCACAATATGGCTCTTCCGGAGATTGCCTACACGCCACATGAGACACAATTTGCCATCTCTTATTGATATCACCGCATTGTGGCTGAACAGAAGTGTCTGTGCCCTTTTCTTTGGTCGCGCCATCTTTGCCATGATGGTGCCAATCATGAAAGAGTCAATGATGCAGCCAATGATGGATTGGAAGACGACCATGAAGATTGCGGCTGGGCATTCCTCGGTGACACAGCGGAAGCCGTAGCCAATGGTAGTCTGCGTCTCGATGGAAAAGAGAAAGGCTGCGACGAAGCCATTGACCTGCATGATGCACGGCTTGAGGTTTGCGTCGCGCTTTGACTTGTCCAGATCGCCGTGCATCATGGCTATGCACCAGAAGGCAAAACCGAAGACCAACCAGGAGATGAGGAACGCAGTGGAGAAGATCAAGAGCATGTACCTCCAGCGGGTATCCAcgcaggtggtgaagatatcgGCCATGTACCTCTCAGACTTGCCGCTCATCTTGGTGAAGTAGATGTTGCACTGTCCATTCTTCTTCACGAATCGGTTGCGGCATTTGCGGTGGGTCTGGATCTTGCCGTTGTCCTGCTCGTTGGCAGCCGATGAAATGCTGAGTTGGTCACCGTCCTTGTCGGAGGTCACCATGTTGTATTGGTTAGCCCGCACTGTACTCATCGCTGTGATGATCATGAGTCTCTGGAGACAAAGATGGGCTGGAGGTTTTCAGAAGATTGACTCCCTGAATCCCTCACACAGTGGGACTAGCCATGAGCGAGCAGGATACACAAGGACCTGGAAAGGCAGAGTAAATATCACTGTTTAATTGTTCATTTTACCTTGCCTTAATCACAGCactgttgggggaggtggtggcggagtGGGTAATGTCTATTTGtcactccagagccacagcaatatggttgactcctaTTGTCATTCTgatgtcactcagttcaagggcaattcagaaTGAGAACAAATACTGGCCGAGCCAatgacagccacatcccatgaaggaattaaTAAAAATACTCACCCACCTAACTACTCACTGAATATACCACACCCACTTTCCCACCACATACACTGAACTCAtcatcccccgcccccctcaaacCACCTCCATTACACCCATCGATATACAACCCACATTTCATCAGACATGGGGTTAAAACCAATTTCACTCACGCAAATCATATCACAACTCAACCCtggacacactccccca from the Scyliorhinus canicula chromosome 23, sScyCan1.1, whole genome shotgun sequence genome contains:
- the LOC119956536 gene encoding ATP-sensitive inward rectifier potassium channel 12-like codes for the protein MIITAMSTVRANQYNMVTSDKDGDQLSISSAANEQDNGKIQTHRKCRNRFVKKNGQCNIYFTKMSGKSERYMADIFTTCVDTRWRYMLLIFSTAFLISWLVFGFAFWCIAMMHGDLDKSKRDANLKPCIMQVNGFVAAFLFSIETQTTIGYGFRCVTEECPAAIFMVVFQSIIGCIIDSFMIGTIMAKMARPKKRAQTLLFSHNAVISIRDGKLCLMWRVGNLRKSHIVEAHVRAQLIKPHVTTEGEYLPLDQKDLNVGYDVGFDRIFLVSPIIIVHEIDEESPLYGISKQDLETEDFEIVVILEGMVEATAMTTQARSSYLANEILWSHRFEPVLFEEKNHYKVDYSRFHKTYEVPTTPRCSAKDLVNNCFSMVPANNSFCYENELALLSREEEEEEEENRILDVDNQLGFDRLSSSIPLDSLAYQRESEI